In Thermoproteota archaeon, the genomic window CCAAGATCTTGGACTCACCCTCCTCCATTACCGCTGCTACTGAAACGAAGAAGGGCTTCTTAAAGGCCCTTCCTAGGTCGATGGACTTGCCGGGGTATTGGTAGATTGGTACTTTGGCCAGCCTGGCTAGGTACTCGACCTCCATCTTTATGTTCGGCGGCGCGTTGCTGGCGACTATCACCAATTTGGGATTCTCACCGGACTTAAGCTGCTTTACTACCCTTCTAGCTCCCAGTATCACATTTCCGGACTTGAGGGCTAGGTAAAGCTCGGGTTCGACTTCGCTGCTCATTCATCATCACCTCTACTGCTACCGGGCGGGCTGAGATCCCACCTGACCGAAACCCTTCCCGTCCCTATTGGCGGGGTCTGTCCCATTATTAAAGCGTCTAGTGGCCCCACTATCGGATTGTCCTCACCGCGTCTAGCAGTATTCAGGATGACGTGGGTGGTCCACTCAAAGGCCATCTTGCTGAGGGGAGTCTTCATCTCGCTGAAGAATCCTGATGCAACTCCAGCAGCCTGCAACCTTATGGCCTCTATGGTACCCGAATAGGTCATCGTATCGGCCACCAGAGAGATGTACCTCCTATCAACTTCCAGACCCTGTTCCTCCAATATACGGGCCAGCTCCTTGAATATGCAGTTCCTAGCAGCCTCTATCCCCAAGACCTTCTCGATCTCCTTACAATCGTTGGTTATCGTCCTGGATACGTCGACGCAGCTCAAGTTGAGCACCTCAGCTAAATTGGATCCAGTGGTCCTTATCACGTACTCCTTCTTACCGTCCACCTCCACGGTCTCCACCCAAGCCCTCTTTATCCCCTTTATACCGGAGACCAGCTTGTCCAGCACCCTGTAAGACCAAGATCTGAGGGTCTGAAGCGGTTTATCCTTCTTAGCTGCCTCGAAGAGCTCTACTATGACCTTATCGCCCTCTAGGGAGACCTCCCCCTTCATGTTCTTGACGGCGCTCCTTATGTAACCCACAAACTTGTCGAGGGTGATGAGGTTCCTCTCTAGAGCCCTCATGTCGGGCTTCAGTATGAGCCTATAGCCGAAGTTGTCTATGGCATACTCCTCTATAAGATCTCTTATCCTCAGCTCCCTGATGCTCCTTATAACCTTCCTTATCTTCACCTCATCGTCTTGGCATTCGGGCTTGAGGTGTATCTCCATGGTGGGAGTGCTCGTGGAGGCATAGAAAACCAGCTCCTTGAACCTCTCCACCCCATGGGTCACATCCATGGCCAGCAGTCCGGGCGCGTGGAAGGTCCTGAGGACCATCTGGGTGGTGGGTTCCGCTATGCTCTGGGCACTGATGAGGCCTATCGGGGTCAGGACCTCTACCTTGGCCCTCTCGAATCCCTCCTTTAGCTCCTCTATTATGGCCTTGAACTCAGACTCCTTTGGTCTCGCCTCGTGTATCTTATCCGCTAGAGCTGTCGGGAGCCCAGCCTCCTTCAGTTCCTCCTCTATCTTACTCTTAGAAACGCCCCTCTTCCTCTTACCCTTCACATGCCTCTCTATTATCCTCTTAATGTTGACGGGCTCGTTTCTGAACAGCTTGGTCGGGTCGTACCCATCACCGCCGAACCTGAATTGGAGGATGTGTCCCAGCGAGTCCCTGACCGTTTCATCGTAGGACACGTAAACGTCCTTGAGGGAGTTAGCAACCCTCCTATAGAAATACCCGCTGTCCTCGGTTCTCCTACCCTTGTCTATGAGGGACTCCCTGCTGGACATGGCGTGGAATATGAACTCCACTGGATTCAATCCCTTTACGTAACTGTTCCTCACGAATCCCCTCGCCTCGGGGCTGAGGTCGCCCCTCTCGAAATAGGAGAGCACCCTGTCCCTATACCCCTTCCTAGGCCTACCGCTGGTCAGCACGAATCCGATCCTCGTCTTGATCTTCTGCTGCCCGACCTGGCCCATTATCTGTGACAGGTTCGCTATTGAGCCCCTAGCTCCGGTCTTGGCCATTATGGCCACATTGGACTTCGGATCGACGTACTTGGCGACGACGTCGCTGACCTTGCTCCAGAAGCTATCTATCGTCTGAACTATATCGAATTCGAGCATCTGCTCCTCTCTCATCAATCTGAGGAGCTCCTCTTTGGTCCTGTAGATGGCCGTCTTCCTGACTATAGGTCTGCTCCTTATCAGCTCCATTACCTCCTCCTTGAGTTGGGAGTAGATACCATCTATCTCCTTGTAGGCCTCCTCAGGCATCATCAACTCCTTGGGGGAGGTGGTTATTCCGTAGAGCATAACCTCCTTGGCGGCTATCTTCAGCAGCTTGTTGAGGAAGTCGGCGGCCATGTCATTACCGTAATCCCTTATGAGAACATCTATTATCGTGAGCTTTCCCTTGACGAGGGTGCCTACGATGTCGTCATCCAAGACGCCGGAAAGGAGCTGGCCCTTCCTTATCAGCACATACCCGTCCCCAGGACAGGAGGGATCCTTACACTCCACTCCCTTGGCTGATTTGGCCACGGACTCGAAGTCCAAATCCCTGGGGAGCAGTACTGATATGAGCTGCTTCCCGGTCCATAGTTCCTTGGGCTTCTTTATGGCCGGTTCTGGAAGCTCCGTTATGCCAGCTCTGGCGAGGATCCTCGTCGCTTCTGACTTATCGAAGAGCGAGTCCTTCTTCGTTATCATGTACAGGACCGTTATGAAGTCCTGTCTCGCTCCTACGATGGAACCTCCAGTCCTCGGGGAGAGCATGTTGTTCTTCACACCCATCAGCTCTTTAGCCTCGATAGCCCCGTCGAGGAGCTGGGGCGCGTGGAGGTTCATTTCATCTCCATCGAAGTCCGCATTGTAGGGAACACAGACGGCGGGATGAAGCCTGAACGTAGCGCCGGGCAGCACCTTCACCCTGTGTCCGAGCATGGAGAGCTTGTGTAGTGACGGCTGCCTGTTGAATATGACGTAGTCTCCGTCCATCAGATGCCTCTCCACCACATCACCGGGCTCCAACTGCTCGGCGACCTCCTTGAGCGCCTCCTTACCTTTCCTCTGAATTATTTTCAGGCTCAATGGAGTGGCTCCACCCTTCCTCACGGTGTTGGCGCCGGGATACTCATCGGGCCCCCTCATGACGAGCTCCTTGAGCTTCTCTATGTTGTTCTCATTGACGTACTCCGGAACGGTGAGGACCATGGCTATCTCCACCGGTACTCCTACCTCGTCTATGTCTATCATCGGATCGGGGGAGATCACGGTCCTGCTGGAGAAGTTGACCCTCTTGCCTATGAGGTTCTTCCTGAGCCTCCCCTCCTTGCCGCTGAGCCTCTGGAATAGGGATTTGAGTGGCCTCCTAGTCCCCTTTTGCGTGGCTACGGGCATGTTAGCGGCAGCGTTATTGAAGAACACACTCACCCAATATTGCAGGAGGTCCCACTCGCTCTCGACCATGCTGCTGGGAGCGCCCAGCCTCTTGGAGTTATGGAGCTTTCTATTTACCTTGAGTATCTCCACCAGAATGTGAGTGAGATCGTCTTCGGACCTCTCACCAGTTTCTAGGTAGATCGAAGGTCTGACCGGGAGAGGAGGTACGAGTAGCACGGTGAGGACGGTCCATTCCGGTCTAGCTCTCTCAGGATTGAATCCTATCAGGAGAGAGTCATCATCACTAACTCTCTCGAGTATATCCCTTATCTCAGTAGGCCATAGCCTCCTAGGCTCCGGTTCCTTGACTATGAACTTGTATACCTCCTCCAGCTCCACCCTCTGCACGTCCGCCCCACAGTGAGGACACTTCTTGTGCTTCTTGGTGTACTTCTTCACCTCCTCCCTGACCTGTCTGACCAGCTCGTCATCTATCTTCTTCTCAGGATTCCTCCCGGCCACTTCCTTGGCCTTGGATATGAAGTAAGATCTTTCCTCCTCGGGGAGCAGGACCTTACCGCACTTATGACAGACGGTGTTCAGGGCATCCTTTATCCTCTTAACGTAGCCTATGTGAACCACGGGCATCGCTAGCTCTATCCTACCGAAGTGCCCGGGACAGTTCTTCGGATAGTTCCCACAGATGGGGCACCTCTTCCTGGGATTTATCGTTCCGAGTCTGGGATCCAGCACCCCTCCCTGTACCGGTAGGCCGCCCTCGTCGTAGGCGGTCGGCTCGGTTATCTCAATGAATCCTATCCTCCGGGCATCAGACGGGGAGATAAGACCGAACACCACCTTCCTGAGGCTGTAGGGAATGGCCTCCTCATCGGCCACCGGTTCCCATATTAGCGCCATGGAATCACCTCCTCTTTCAGACCTCCTCCCTCACATCCAGCCTAACGTCTATGTGACCGCTCATCAGCTCGTCAATGAACAGCTTCGAGGCGTGACTGGTGATCAGCGGCTTCACCTCAACGGATGACTGGCACCTCGGACAGAAGAATTCGTTAGTCCTCTGATTGAAGAACGCCACCGTGCCGCAATTCTTGCAGACGTAGATTATCGTCTTGTCTGACTGCTCAACGTACCTGTCCCTCATTACCGAAGCGGCTCCGTGTGAGATGAGCACCTCTCCCTCCATCTCACCGAGCCTGAGTCCACCACCCCTGGCCCTTCCCTCGACTGGCTGTCTCGTCAGGAGCTGCATCTGTCCCCTGGCCCTGGCGTGTATCTTGTCCCTGACCATGTGCTTGAGCCTCTGGTAGTAGCTGATGCCTATGAATATGGGAGCCCTTATCATCCGACCGGTCCTGCCATCATACATTATCTCCTCACCGCTGTACTCGAATCCAAGCTTCTTCAAGGCCTCCATGAGGTCCTCCACAGGCTCAGACATGAACGGGGTGCCGTCAACGAACCTGCCCTCAAGAGCGCCTACCTTCCCCGCCAGTATCTCGTAGAGCTGGCCTATAGTCATCCTAGAGGGTATGGCGTGCGGATCGAGCACTATGTCAGGCACTATCCCCTCGGAGGTGAAGGGCATATCTTCTTGCCTGTATATCATGCCGAGCACTCCCTTCTGACCGTGCCTTGTGGCGAACTTGTCTCCCAGTTCGGGGGGCCTAGTGTCCCTGACCTTGACTCTGACCAGCTTCTCCCCACCGGTCTTAGTTGCTAGCAGGACATCCGTGACCACACCCTTCTCCCAAGCCCTCATGGCTATGGAGGTGTCCCTCCTCTCGAAGGTGTATTGGTAGCCCCCTCCGATGGACAGCTCCGGTGAGAACCTAGGAGGGCTAGTCTTACCTATGAGGACATCCCCTCCCTCAACGTAGGTCTCGGGATCCACTATACCATCTTCTCCGAGCTTCTGGTAGTATTGCTCTTCCTTCTTTCCAGACACCTTCTTGAGCGGCAGAGGGTTCTCGAACCTATCACCCTCGATTATGGCCTGTCTCCGGGCCTCGGCCTCGTAGGTCCTGAAGAAGACCGCTCTTGCAGCGCCTCTATCTATAGAGCCCTTCGACATGACTAAGGCGTCGTCCATGTTGTACCCGTCCATAGGTATGAGAGCGACGACGAGGTTCTGTCCGGAGGGCCTGTAATCATAACCCGTTATCTCGGATCCCCGGGTCCTTACTATGGGCCTCTGCGGGTAGAACATTAGGAAGGCCCTAGAATCGAACCGGAGCCTCCAGTTGGCGACGTACTCGCCTAAACCCTGTCTGACCATGTTGGCGCCGATTATGTCCCTAGGTATGTTGTTATGCTCCGCGTAGGGTATCTGGGAGGCAGCAACACCGAACATAGCGTAGGGAGCGAAGTCTAGATGGGTGTGCTTCTCGTTCAGCTCCTTGAGGCTGTAAGCAATGACTGCGGACTCCTCCTCGTCCACATCCAGCAACTCCACAACCCCCATCTTCACGAGATCGGAGAAGCTTATGTTGCCAGCCTCCACCTCTGGCAGGAGCTTTATCGCCTCTTCTATCCTATCGACAGGTATGAGGGGCCTCCTCATCCTGCCAGCGTCTGCGTTTATGTAGACGGCATTCTCCTCCCTATTGTAGGTGAAATTTATCTCAGGACTCATCTCAGCCCTCTTCTCCCTGAGAAATGTTACCAGATCCTCTGGCTTGTCGGTGAAAGCTATGAGCCTGCCATCCACATATATGGGAGTTAGCATCCCCACCTCCTTGGGCATGGCCTGGGCCGCGGGTTTGGCGCCCCAGTCCAAGACCATCTCTATAATCGGC contains:
- a CDS encoding DNA-directed RNA polymerase subunit B, translated to MWLVEVDFYDYVVGVVSVPSTVNVGDVNIDFYPIVRAYFRERKLSDVQIESFNRFLERGIQEVIDAFKELELVENYKLVLSRVYMGRPEVEEYDGSSLPAMPNEIRLRNANYLAPIELEIKVYSGGMELKSERVRIGHIPIMVRSKGCYLHGLDKKRLIEKGEDPRDPGGYFIINGSERVLVIRDDLAPNKVIVEQTTAENKPYSHVAQIVSAKAGLRTRLYLEYYTRDGTIKASTGAIRGVPVAMLLKALGLERDEDIVDAISSDEEIRNEFLYSLDDVQRRAEEEGTVGMLTQEEALDYIGRRLVQAVPKADRVRYAKEYLKNNLLPHIGNSEEDNIVKAYFLAKMIEKLLKVVRGKISPDDKDHFSNKRLRLAGTLMQEVFRDAFYQLVRRLKEKADEQLSSGVYDLDVRRILMSQKMITQRILRAVATGAWPGGDLGVSQNLERTNYIATLHHLRRVNSPLPAGLPLHEARQIHGTSIGRLCPLETPEGTNVGLVRSLAVFSDVTFGADPEPIIEMVLDWGAKPAAQAMPKEVGMLTPIYVDGRLIAFTDKPEDLVTFLREKRAEMSPEINFTYNREENAVYINADAGRMRRPLIPVDRIEEAIKLLPEVEAGNISFSDLVKMGVVELLDVDEEESAVIAYSLKELNEKHTHLDFAPYAMFGVAASQIPYAEHNNIPRDIIGANMVRQGLGEYVANWRLRFDSRAFLMFYPQRPIVRTRGSEITGYDYRPSGQNLVVALIPMDGYNMDDALVMSKGSIDRGAARAVFFRTYEAEARRQAIIEGDRFENPLPLKKVSGKKEEQYYQKLGEDGIVDPETYVEGGDVLIGKTSPPRFSPELSIGGGYQYTFERRDTSIAMRAWEKGVVTDVLLATKTGGEKLVRVKVRDTRPPELGDKFATRHGQKGVLGMIYRQEDMPFTSEGIVPDIVLDPHAIPSRMTIGQLYEILAGKVGALEGRFVDGTPFMSEPVEDLMEALKKLGFEYSGEEIMYDGRTGRMIRAPIFIGISYYQRLKHMVRDKIHARARGQMQLLTRQPVEGRARGGGLRLGEMEGEVLISHGAASVMRDRYVEQSDKTIIYVCKNCGTVAFFNQRTNEFFCPRCQSSVEVKPLITSHASKLFIDELMSGHIDVRLDVREEV
- a CDS encoding DNA-directed RNA polymerase subunit A' — translated: MALIWEPVADEEAIPYSLRKVVFGLISPSDARRIGFIEITEPTAYDEGGLPVQGGVLDPRLGTINPRKRCPICGNYPKNCPGHFGRIELAMPVVHIGYVKRIKDALNTVCHKCGKVLLPEEERSYFISKAKEVAGRNPEKKIDDELVRQVREEVKKYTKKHKKCPHCGADVQRVELEEVYKFIVKEPEPRRLWPTEIRDILERVSDDDSLLIGFNPERARPEWTVLTVLLVPPLPVRPSIYLETGERSEDDLTHILVEILKVNRKLHNSKRLGAPSSMVESEWDLLQYWVSVFFNNAAANMPVATQKGTRRPLKSLFQRLSGKEGRLRKNLIGKRVNFSSRTVISPDPMIDIDEVGVPVEIAMVLTVPEYVNENNIEKLKELVMRGPDEYPGANTVRKGGATPLSLKIIQRKGKEALKEVAEQLEPGDVVERHLMDGDYVIFNRQPSLHKLSMLGHRVKVLPGATFRLHPAVCVPYNADFDGDEMNLHAPQLLDGAIEAKELMGVKNNMLSPRTGGSIVGARQDFITVLYMITKKDSLFDKSEATRILARAGITELPEPAIKKPKELWTGKQLISVLLPRDLDFESVAKSAKGVECKDPSCPGDGYVLIRKGQLLSGVLDDDIVGTLVKGKLTIIDVLIRDYGNDMAADFLNKLLKIAAKEVMLYGITTSPKELMMPEEAYKEIDGIYSQLKEEVMELIRSRPIVRKTAIYRTKEELLRLMREEQMLEFDIVQTIDSFWSKVSDVVAKYVDPKSNVAIMAKTGARGSIANLSQIMGQVGQQKIKTRIGFVLTSGRPRKGYRDRVLSYFERGDLSPEARGFVRNSYVKGLNPVEFIFHAMSSRESLIDKGRRTEDSGYFYRRVANSLKDVYVSYDETVRDSLGHILQFRFGGDGYDPTKLFRNEPVNIKRIIERHVKGKRKRGVSKSKIEEELKEAGLPTALADKIHEARPKESEFKAIIEELKEGFERAKVEVLTPIGLISAQSIAEPTTQMVLRTFHAPGLLAMDVTHGVERFKELVFYASTSTPTMEIHLKPECQDDEVKIRKVIRSIRELRIRDLIEEYAIDNFGYRLILKPDMRALERNLITLDKFVGYIRSAVKNMKGEVSLEGDKVIVELFEAAKKDKPLQTLRSWSYRVLDKLVSGIKGIKRAWVETVEVDGKKEYVIRTTGSNLAEVLNLSCVDVSRTITNDCKEIEKVLGIEAARNCIFKELARILEEQGLEVDRRYISLVADTMTYSGTIEAIRLQAAGVASGFFSEMKTPLSKMAFEWTTHVILNTARRGEDNPIVGPLDALIMGQTPPIGTGRVSVRWDLSPPGSSRGDDE
- a CDS encoding 50S ribosomal protein L30e; translation: MSSEVEPELYLALKSGNVILGARRVVKQLKSGENPKLVIVASNAPPNIKMEVEYLARLAKVPIYQYPGKSIDLGRAFKKPFFVSVAAVMEEGESKILEVLGVE